Proteins encoded together in one Onychomys torridus chromosome 1, mOncTor1.1, whole genome shotgun sequence window:
- the Mmp21 gene encoding matrix metalloproteinase-21 isoform X2 produces the protein MLAASVLRLTLLLCWLVAPQPTQPERLFHSRDRSDLEPSPLSQAKPIADLRAAQRFLLKYGWSEEPRPKESAGVPVGSTLAQAVRRFQKANRLPASGELDSPTLAAMNRPRCGIPDTKLPPQAALPTPLGLRPRARQKRFLQMLLPEPGGQHEGTSDTGPSRAFSKKTLTWRLVGDAYSSQLSVEEQRYIFRLAFRMWSEVTPLDFREDLTGPSTMVDIKLGFGRGRHLGCPRVFDGSGQEFAHAWRLGEIHFDDDEHFTPLSSDTGISLLKVAVHEIGHVLGLPHTYRAGSIMQPNYIPQEPAFELDWSDRKAIQRLYGSCEGSFDTVFDWIRKERNQYGEVRVRFNTYFFRSSWYWLYENRNNRTRYGDPLQILTGWRGIPMQSIDAFVHVWSWGKDERYFFKGICF, from the exons ATGCTTGCTGCCTCTGTCTTGCGTCTGACACTGCTGCTCTGCTGGCTGGTTGCACCCCAGCCCACCCAGCCTGAAAGGCTTTTCCACAGCCGGGACCGTTCGGACCTGGAGCCATCTCCTCTGAGCCAGGCCAAGCCCATTGCCGACCTCCGTGCTGCTCAG AGATTCCTCTTGAAATATGGCTGGTCAGAGGAGCCTCGCCCAAAGGAGTCAGCAGGGGTCCCTGTGGGCTCCACCTTGGCTCAAGCCGTGCGTAGATTCCAGAAAGCGAACAGATTGCCAGCCAGTGGGGAACTAGACTCACCTACACTGGCAGCTATGAACAGGCCACGCTGCGGCATCCCTGACACAAAGCTGCCACCTCAGGCTGCCCTGCCAACCCCTTTAGGTCTCCGGCCCAGGGCCCGACAAAAGCGCTTCCTTCAAATGCTGCTGCCCGAGCCAGGTGGGCAACATGAAGGCACCTCAGACACTGGGCCCAGCAGGGCCTTCTCCAAGAAGACACTGACCTGGAGGCTGGTGGGGGATGCCTACAGCAGCCAGCTCTCTGTGGAAGAGCAGAGGTATATCTTTAGACTGGCCTTCAGGATGTGGAGTGAGGTGACGCCACTGGACTTCCGGGAGGACCTCACTGGCCCCAGCACCATGGTGGATATAAAGCTGGGTTTTGGGAGAG GCCGGCACTTGGGTTGTCCGAGGGTGTTTGACGGGAGTGGACAGGAGTTTGCACATGCCTGGCGTCTGGGTGAGATCCACTTTGATGATGATGAGCACTTCACCCCTCTCTCCAGTGACACGGGCATCAGCCTTCTCAAA GTAGCTGTCCATGAAATTGGCCATGTCCTTGGATTGCCTCACACCTACAGGGCGGGATCCATAATGCAACCAAACTACATTCCCCAGGAGCCTGCGTTTGAGTTGGACTGGTCAGACAGGAAAGCAATTCAAAGACTATATG GATCATGTGAGGGATCATTTGATACAGTGTTTGACTGGATTCGCAAAGAGAGGAACCAATATGGTGAGGTGAGGGTGAGGTTCAACACCTACTTCTTCCGAAGTAGCTGGTACTGGCTCTATGAAAACCGTAACAACAGGACTCGCTATGGGGACCCTCTCCAAATTCTCACTGGCTGGCGTGGAATCCCCATGCAAAGCATCGATGCCTTCGTCCATGTCTGGTCGTGGGGAAAAGATGAACGATACTTTTTTAAAG